Below is a window of Mustela lutreola isolate mMusLut2 chromosome 18, mMusLut2.pri, whole genome shotgun sequence DNA.
GGGGCAGGACTCAGAGAATCAAGTGTCTCTTGTTGCAGGCCAGCAGAGGGTGCAAGCCCACATCACAGAATCCCCCAGCGTGAGTCGGGTGATGGAGATGAGCCAGGACAGGTAAGGGGCTGGGCGGCTGGGGAAGGGTACCTTCTGTCTTCCTGGGCTTTGGGGGTGAGCAGGTGAGGGGGGGGTAGGCAAAGCAGCTCGATAGGGCACTGGCTGGCCTCTTGAGTCCCCCGCCGTCGCTCGGGCCTCAGTTctgtgggcatggagcctgatctgCAAAGGCCAGTCCTTGCCTAAGATGCCCCTGGGCGTGGCCCgctggagggaggctggggggcgGGTGTGAGGAGAGAGACGATGAGGCTCAGGCCAGCCACCTCTCTGGTGAGGTGAGGGTAGGCACTCTGGGTCCTGGTGCTATTAGGCGCTTGGTGGGGAAGACCATATTTAGAAACCTGGAGGCACCAGGGAGGGCCAGGCGAGTGACTCAGGCAGTCACACAGCCTGCGTGTGACAGAGCTGATAAGGTGCCCTTCTGCTCTACCCGTTGAAAGTGTGAGGTTGGGGGGCTTCATAGGGGCGGGGCAGAACTTGTGGCTGTGGAGACATTGGGGCTCTCCTGGGCCTGCAGCAGGCAGCCGTGTGGGCAGGTCAGGCAGGGAGCCTTGGGCAGACACCGAGGGTTTCCGGCCTCAGGTCCGATTAACATCTGTGGCTGGGGGGGCCCGCCACACCTGCGGGGCTGGGCAGACTGCAGAGGACACTTTGGCCTTCCTGGACTGGCACAGGAACTGAGCCACAGTGGCCCTTTCCCCTAAAATTGCCTAAAATTCCCCTAAAATTTCTCTAAAGCAAGGAGATGGTCTGTGGGCTCCCTGAAGGCTGGGCACACCCACCACACCCCATAGCTCAGGGCTGCCTAGGCTGCGGGGAAGCTGTTCTCGTGGCCTCTTCCACCGCAGCTGGCTCTCTGGCCTGCTCAGAAGCCCAGCCTGAGTGGGCCCTTCCCCAGGATCCACCCGGTGTGGCCCGAATACTgtaggcagaggaaaaagaaagccagaaagggtTTATGTCATTGTATTTTCGTTTCCCAAATGAATCCTTTGATGACCCGGGAGAGTTTGGGTGGGCGGGTGGCCTGTGAGAATTACGAGTGATTCGGTGGGAACCCTGTGGCGGAGGCCACTCCCAACAACCCATGTCAGCCAGTCACTGAGCAGCACTGACTGGGCTGGCCTGGCCACCCGAGGGGGAACCAGAAGGCCTGGTGCTAGGCCTTGGAGTGGTACGGTTTGGTTCTATGACCGCAGTCAGCCTTCTAGTGGGGACAGGTGAATTTCGTTCACTCCCCCCACCAGTATGTGTGGAGCCCCTGCTGGGTCCCGGGCACCTGTAAACTGTGCTGGGATTGTGGCATGGAACAGGACACACAGAAGTCTCCATCTGCTGAAAGTTTTATGTTCTATTGGGGAGATGGACAATAAATGAAGTGAAGCTATTGAAATGGAAAGTaactaaaaaggaaaagttaggggaccctgcgtggctcagttggttaagcgtccgactcttgatttcggctcaggtcaccatctcagggttgtgagatcaagccccatgttgggctccatgctgggtgtggaccctgcttgagattctctctccttccccctttgcCCTCTCCCCCACAAAAGAAGGGAAACATTATGTCATGGtcctaaaaggaaaataagggTGGGGGGGTAGGTCGTATGTACCCATGTGGAGAGCAGATGGCTAAAATGAGGGGTAGGTAGCCTGGAAGCCTGAGACTGTGATGTTGGAGTAAAGAGCAGAAAGAATTAAGAGGTGAGCCATGTGAATGCCAAGGGCATGTATCCACCAGAAGGCCCAGCCAGCACAAAGGCCTTGCAGGGAAGACAGGGTGCGACACGTCGGGGAGAAAGTGTGGCCTTGACCATGAGTTACTCATGAATGTGGCCTTGACCATGCTGTCCCTGAGATGCCTATGAGACCCCCAAAGCAGAGATGTGCTGGAGGCATTTGGGTCTACACATCTGCAGATCAAGGAGGAGAGCACGAGGAGCACACGGATGGGGTGTGAGGCCATGGACTGAACGGGCTCACTTCAGAAGTGGGCGTAGGTAGAGATGAACTCTGAGAACTGAGCCCTGGGGCGCTTCCATGTTCAGGAGTCAGAGAAATTAGGAGAAATCAACAAAGGACACTAAGAAGTGGTAGCTGGgcggtgcggggggtggggggggggaccaggCAAATGTGGTGTCCTAGAAGCCATAGAAGAGCGTGTTTCCAAGGGAGAATGTGGCAGCTTTATTGGATGAGCACTGGGATAAGGACCGTGGTGGGCATGTGGCCGGAGGGCTGGAGAGGAAGCAGGTGAGATGATGGGCATGGAGGCCTGGGTGACGCCCAGCAGGGTGAGCCAAGTGCCTCAGGAACCCAGCGTGGAGAGCCTTCCACTTAAAGTGACAGGGCCAGCGGTACTGGTCTCCACGGCCCTTTCCTCCTGGACAGCAGCGCTGGCCCCTCTGGGCCTCTCTTAGCAGGACAGGCAGCCGTGTGCTAGCTGTGGGGTTCGCTCCTATTGTCCCATCACTCCAGCTCTGGAGGGGGCGGGTGTCTGAGCAGCCAGAGACCGAAGGATAACCTggtgtcctttctctctccctggaccCCAGACTGCAGCACTGGGATGAGGAAGGCTCCATTGTCTCATACCTACAAGACACTGCCCGAAGTTCCTGGCCAGAGGAAGTCACCCAAGGCTCACACTCCTTCCAGAGtaccatcaccactatccaaGAGCTGGAGCCCAGTGGGTCGCACGAGTATGAGAAGGTCCTGGTGTCCACAGCTGAGCACGTCCGGGAAGGGCAGCCAGAGGCTGAGAGCAGGGCACGGAGACGACAGAGTCACCAAGAGTGGGTGCAGGAGGCTCGGAGCACCTTCTCCCTGATGGCAGAGGTGAGCGCGCACCCAGCCGCCCGCCGATGCCCAGAGGGGCGTGGGAGGGGCCTGAGGCCCAGGGCGGCCTCTCCTCCaagccagccccaggcccagccagcttcctttctttaaaaattgtggtgTGACTTTGCTGTCTCTACAAGTAAGGATACGAGTCACAGTCTCtgctgagggaggggaggagctgaTGTTCCCTGAGCTTCTTGCCCCAAGGTTGCATGATCTGAGGGGGGCTTTGGAGTTAGGTCTGACTGATTCCAAAGCCatggtttttgttggttttcttgttCCATTGTGTGTCTTAGGAAGGGTGTAGAGCAGAGAGACCTGGGTGTTAGGCTAACTCAGTCCTACCGTGATCTGTGTGGCCACGGACAGACCACTCAGTTCTCAGCACTTCGGCTGTGGTCACCATCTCAGGTGAcctgaagggtgcctgggttatTGCCTGGGCTTGGGAATGCTGGGGTCCTCTCGGCGGGGCTCAGCGGGTGGTAGGGGGTGCCCCGCctccctcagacctccctccCCACTTGGGGTGTGCCCGGCAGTACTCATTTTATCTATTCCCTGTGACTTCACTCCCCATTCCCATTCCCATACACATCCATTTTAATGTattcagggaatttttttttattatgaaaaatcagATAAATACAAAACCAGAATAGCACATTAATTTCCATGCTCTTACTGTTCAGGCACTAGTTACCCGATTGTGGCCAATCCTGTTTCACGGATACctacctctctcttctcccccctccccaacattTTTTTGAGACAAATCCAGACAGCTCATTAAGGTGTGCCTTttgaatatatgcatttttaaaaaattttcgtCGCTGTTCCACGCCTGTGTATTTTTAGTGTGCGCAGAAACAACGTGTTCCGCATCTCATTTGGTGTCTTACGGTTCGCCTCATCCGGAAGCTTGGCggctccccctccttccttcccttctgccaCTCTTCTCGTCCCTCTGCCTACCTGAGCCTGAGCCCTAGTGGGCACGTGGGGGCCCCCACAGCTAGGTTAGCTCCACAACAGCCCTGGGCAGCCAGCTGCAGAGAGCTGCTAGGATTCCAATAAGGTTTTATTTAGACTACTTCCCTGCAAGTGTGTGCCTTGGACAGGACAGGCGGCTGCGTCCGTTTTTCTCCCCAGACCAGCCCGCGCATTCTTGGCCAGCAGGCTGTCCTTCCGCACTTGTACTACTCCTAACAGCAAGTACTTGGCCGAGAGCTCAGGCGCTCTTAACTGGGTCAAATTCCGGATTCCTGGGGAAAGAGAAGGGTGTTAGGAGCTGCCTTCTGTGTGCTCCCCCTGCAGTTAGCCTTTGgtgaggggagggctggggagaaagCCAGGAGCACTCCTGTGGGTCGCAGGAGAAAACTTCTAGGTCATAGGGTCTAACTGCCTTGTTTATAAATGAGGAGGCTGAGGCCCCAGAGAGTTACCCAATTGTTACCCAGAGAGGCTGAGGATttccccagggtcacacagccatcTACTGTGAGGGGCAGGGGAGTCCGGACCTCATGCTTCCCAGTGAGAGTAAGGGAGTGTGCGGGGCTGCCAGGCCTGACGCCTTCCAGGTCCAGGGCTGGATTAGATGGTATAGGTGAGCTGTCATTCTAATCACCTGACAGGACCCCAGGGCTGGTCGTGAGACCCGCATAAGCCAAGGGTTTGCAAAGCCCCCATTGACTGGTATTTCCGGTGAATTTCTGAAAACActgacggggagagagagagagagagatgccctATAATTTGGGGCTAGGCAGGAAAGCCTGAAATCACTGTAAGACATTCTTCTCTGAGGCCCCAGATGGAACCCTGAGAAGTTGGATCCTTCCTGGCTAGGCCCAAACTGAATGCTCTCCAGCGCCCAGCCCCTTTGCATGTGAGACGGCCTTCTATTTCTTTAGGAGCTTCCTCGTGGAAATGAGGCAGTATTGAAATCGGACCCTTTCACTTACTCACTCTCTgactctgtgcctccattttctcTGTGTAAAATGGAGAAGTCATAGGGCCTACCGGGTACGGCTGTTGGAGGGCCTTACCAAGTCAGTAGGGGGAGTACACAGGGCGTAGTGGCCTCAGAGCAGTGCTCCCCGTGTGAGGGCCTGCTCAGGCTCCTCGTCATGACCGTGCTCCCACACCCGCACTCCTCACGGGTGGGGTGCGGACAGCACTGGAGTCCGGGCCTGCTTCCCAGAGCTCCCCAGCGCCCGCGGTGAGCGAGCGGCAGGTCACTTGGCTGGGCCCCAGATCTTTGATCCTTCTGCTGGGGTACCGTTCTTCAGACCGGCACAGCCTGATCGGGAAAGTGAAATTCCCGTGGGCCACAGCTGCCACGGCTGCATTTCTGAATCAGGTCTGTAAAGACGAGCCTCAGGCGCGTGGTTGCCCCTCGTGGGCGCTGAGAGCCCAGCCTGGGAAGAGCCTCTGAGGACAGGCCTTAAATAGACACACCAGTTACACGCATACGCATAGGGTTGCTgggccggggcggggtgggggggggcggcagTGCACGGGCTTCCAGGTGGCCCCACCACCTGTGCTGAACCCCGCTGAGCTAATTTGGCCAGGCCTGAGTGAATCACTCCTCCCAGggctatttttgaaataaatcctTAACTCTCTCTCCAGGGTATTAGCCAGTGCCATCCCTGTGGGTGGGGGTGAACTCCGTTCTGATCACGGCAGTAACCGCCCAGAGAAACACACAAAGGGCCCCATTCTCTGGACACCTTATTTCCCAGAGCCCCAGAAAGAAAACAGTTCCCTGGGCAGAGCTGCTTCTAGTGCGCATAGGGCTGGGCAGGCCCCGTTGTGTGTGTGTAGTCGGGGGGAGGCGTCACCCACAGAGTGACTTTGACGTGCGCTTTGAGTGCCCAGGACACGCGCACCTGCCTGCTCCCTTCTAGCCCAGTTGGACAGCCCTAGCAGCTGGTTCAGGAAGCTAAAATTATCGAAGCCTGATGTCACCCAGGcgtgagggcagagcccagggctgcTCGGCAGGAGGGCACTCGGCAGGCAGTTCTAGCGAGGGGCCATCCAGTCTCCTGCGGAGAGAGCCTGCAGGGGGGCACCCGGGAGTCTGAGGGGAGAATGAGAGGTTGGACCCCCACAGTGGCCGAAGCCCTGGCTAGTTCCCGGAGGGCCCAGCTGCTGAGGAGGTGAGGATGTGGACTTTCGTCACCCAGCTCCTGGTCACCCTAGTGCTCCTGGGCTTCTTTCTGGTCAGCTGTCAGAATGTGATGCACATTGTCAAGGGCTCCCTGTGCTTTGTGCTGAAACATATCCACCAGGAGCTGGACAAGGAGCTGGGGGAGAGCGAGGGCGTGAGTGACGACGAGGAGACCATCTCCACCAGGGTGGTCCGGCGTCGGGTTTTCCTCAAGGTAACcgccaggcaggaggcagggctgaGTGCATGGCACCGTGGTGTTCGTGGGCAGCAGCTGGGGGAAGGGACCCCGAGTCAGCAGCCGGGCACTTCCCTTGGGGACCAGAGCCGGCTGTGGTGCCCGCTGGGACTGCCACACTGTGGTGGCGTGGGCAGCTCAGCTCTGGGACTTGGGAGAGCCCATTCCTGGCCCGCTCCTGTCCCCAGCTGTCACACTTAGGGCGCTGGTGTCTGTGGAAGGGGTTTCCATGCTAGGAAGGGCTGTCCAAAGTCCAATTCAGTGCCTTACTTCCTGTCTCAGGGCCTCCTCTGTAGCACTTGCGTGAATGAGCCCCGGTGCTGGGGAGGGATCAGGCACACAAGGCTCTTGcaagtgtggggctccatccgggTCTTCGGGCTCCATGGCTCCCGGGGTGCCTCTTGCACTTGGAAGCCTCAGTCTGGCCTCTGCTCCTTGCTGAGCTGGAGTTTCCTGTGTGGTGCAGATTTGTCCAACTGTGGCCGTTGCCTGTGCTCTTTAATTCCCTCATCCTCCGCCTGAGGCCCAGGCCACCCACTTACTAACCTtgagttttctccttttctgcaaTTCTAGGGGAGTGAGTTCCAAAATATTCCAGGGGAGCAGGTGACAGAGGAACAATTCACAGATGAGCAGGGCAACATTGTCACCAAGAAGGTGGGTGCACGgcatccccccgcccccgagcCTGGGAGAGGCAGCAGGGCTAGAAGCTAAAAGGGGCTGGACTCTCCCTGAGTCTCACTGCTGCCCGAACAGAGGGTTAGCACGGCTCTGAACGCTGGTGCAGGAGCCCTGGTCTTCTGAGTCTGGCCTGACATTCCTCAGAGCCACTTTACCTGACTCCACCTGAATTCAGCTCCTGCTACTGTTCCACAAGGGCCAGGCTCCGCGGAACAGCCCAAACCCAGCCCAGTGTTGCCTAGCCCTGGACACAGCTGTAAGACAGCAGGGTGGTGGTCCCCGGACTACCACAGACCTCCGACAGCAAAAGGGCTGTGGAAACGCATAGATTTGTTGCTGATTTTAATTCACTAGACCTGATTTTGCTTGTCAAGTACTAGGCACCATGCAAggtctgggcagagggagaagaaggagcagagaggggaCCTTGGATGTGCGCTTTGGCTGCGCTGAGGCAGGACCCCTTAGGTGTCCATCTTGCCTCTTGCCAAGTGTGCCTCATGCAGGCAGGTGTCT
It encodes the following:
- the ANK1 gene encoding ankyrin-1 isoform X18, translating into MWTFVTQLLVTLVLLGFFLVSCQNVMHIVKGSLCFVLKHIHQELDKELGESEGVSDDEETISTRVVRRRVFLKGSEFQNIPGEQVTEEQFTDEQGNIVTKKIIRKVVRQIDSSGVEASQEHEEDHTSTPNP
- the ANK1 gene encoding ankyrin-1 isoform X16 — protein: MWTFVTQLLVTLVLLGFFLVSCQNVMHIVKGSLCFVLKHIHQELDKELGESEGVSDDEETISTRVVRRRVFLKGSEFQNIPGEQVTEEQFTDEQGNIVTKKIIRKVVRQIDSSGVEASQEHEEVIAEGPLEDPREMEADVDSFMRHVQDHTSTPNP
- the ANK1 gene encoding ankyrin-1 isoform X15 codes for the protein MWTFVTQLLVTLVLLGFFLVSCQNVMHIVKGSLCFVLKHIHQELDKELGESEGVSDDEETISTRVVRRRVFLKGSEFQNIPGEQVTEEQFTDEQGNIVTKKIIRKVVRQIDSSGVEASQEHEEVIAEGPLEDPREMEADVDSFMRHVQVELRGSSLQPDLIESRKGAQIVKRASLKRGKQ
- the ANK1 gene encoding ankyrin-1 isoform X17; this translates as MWTFVTQLLVTLVLLGFFLVSCQNVMHIVKGSLCFVLKHIHQELDKELGESEGVSDDEETISTRVVRRRVFLKGSEFQNIPGEQVTEEQFTDEQGNIVTKKIIRKVVRQIDSSGVEASQEHEEVELRGSSLQPDLIESRKGAQIVKRASLKRGKQ